A single region of the Salvia miltiorrhiza cultivar Shanhuang (shh) chromosome 8, IMPLAD_Smil_shh, whole genome shotgun sequence genome encodes:
- the LOC131001368 gene encoding 60S ribosomal protein L27-3, whose translation MVKFLKPNKAVVILQGRYAGRKAVIIRSFDDGTRDRPYGHCLVAGLSKYPRKVIRKDSAKKQAKKSRVKCFIKLVNYNHIMPTRYTLDVDLKDVVTADCLQSKDKKVTAAKETKARFEERFKTGKNRWFFTKLRF comes from the coding sequence ATGGTGAAGTTCCTGAAGCCAAACAAGGCCGTCGTGATACTCCAGGGCCGCTATGCCGGCCGCAAGGCGGTGATCATCCGCTCCTTCGACGACGGTACACGCGACCGCCCCTACGGCCACTGCCTGGTGGCGGGGCTCTCCAAGTACCCCCGCAAGGTCATCCGCAAGGACTCGGCGAAGAAGCAGGCGAAGAAATCGCGCGTCAAATGCTTCATCAAGCTGGTGAATTACAACCACATCATGCCCACGCGCTACACGCTCGACGTGGATCTGAAGGACGTCGTCACCGCTGATTGCCTGCAGTCCAAGGATAAGAAGGTGACGGCAGCCAAGGAGACCAAGGCGCGGTTCGAGGAGCGGTTCAAGACAGGGAAAAACCGCTGGTTCTTCACCAAGCTCAGGTTCTGA
- the LOC131001361 gene encoding auxin-induced protein PCNT115-like gives MVARVKLGSQGLEVSKQGLGCMGMSAFYGQPKPEAEMIQLIHHAINSGITFLDTSDAYGPHTNEILIGKALKGGMREKVQIASKFGIIWGDGKAEVHGDAAYVRAACEASLKRLDVDCIDLYYVHRIDTRVPIEVTMGELKKLVEEGKIKYVGLSEASASTIRRAHAVHPITAVQIEWSLWSRDVEQEIIPTCRELGIGIVPYSPLGRGFLSAGPSLVQGLSESDYRKNNPRFQGENLESNKRVYQEIVEMARGKGCSASQLALAWIHEQGDDVCPIPGTTKMNNLDENIGGLGVSLTADEMAQLSALADMVKGDRSAYMANTWISANTPPLPSST, from the exons ATGGTGGCGAGAGTGAAGCTGGGGTCGCAGGGGCTTGAGGTGTCGAAACAGGGGCTGGGGTGCATGGGCATGTCGGCTTTCTACGGGCAGCCGAAGCCCGAGGCCGAGATGATCCAACTCATCCACCACGCCATCAACTCCGGCATCACCTTTCTCGACACCTCCGACGCCTACGGTCCCCATACCAACGAGATTCTTATCGGAAAG GCTCTGAAAGGAGGAATGAGGGAGAAGGTGCAGATTGCTTCCAAGTTTGGAATAATATGGGGCGACGGGAAGGCGGAAGTCCATGGTGATGCAGCATATGTGAGGGCTGCGTGTGAGGCGAGCTTGAAGCGGCTTGACGTGGACTGCATTGATCTCTATTACGTTCATCGCATTGACACTCGTGTTCCCATTGAAGTGACT ATGGGGGAACTGAAGAAGCTGGTTGAAGAAGGAAAAATCAAATACGTTGGCCTCTCGGAGGCATCTGCTTCAACAATTAGAAGGGCTCATGCTGTTCATCCCATCACTGCTGTGCAGATTGAATGGTCGCTGTGGTCCAGAGATGTCGAACAAGAAATCATTCCCACCTGCAG AGAACTTGGCATTGGAATCGTGCCATACAGTCCACTTGGGCGTGGTTTCCTTTCAGCAGGTCCAAGCTTGGTACAGGGCTTGTCTGAGAGCGACTATCGTAAG AACAATCCAAGGTTCCAGGGTGAGAATCTTGAGAGCAACAAGCGGGTATACCAAGAGATAGTTGAAATGGCGAGAGGGAAAGGTTGCAGCGCTTCGCAGCTGGCACTGGCTTGGATTCACGAGCAAGGAGACGACGTTTGTCCGATTCCGGGCACCACCAAGATGAACAACTTGGATGAGAACATAGGAGGGCTTGGGGTGAGTTTAACAGCAGATGAGATGGCTCAACTCTCTGCTTTGGCTGACATGGTTAAGGGAGACAGGAGTGCTTACATGGCCAACACCTGGATTTCCGCCAACACGCCACCATTGCCTTCTTCAACATGA